A genomic window from Flavobacterium johnsoniae includes:
- a CDS encoding T9SS type B sorting domain-containing protein: MRFALLLLLLFYSAISSSQGIIVDTTTLGIPELIRQELMQNGCSNETNFKFSSHQGIGKFTNTNLNFPISSGIVIRNGIAKYTEGSYTGNNESSRLNNATDSDLQVISDSNGQIVPVTDVSYLQFDFTPLSSNFSFDFLFASNEYGEFQCGFSDVFAFILTDLTTGISTNLAVVPGTSTPVSVKNIRDQQYNSSCLSANANLFDHYNVTNPSQSAINMRGETKVLTASSTVIPNRTYRIKLAIGDYNDSNYDSAVFIKGGSFMTTMDLGPDRTICQGEKITLKSDLVGNYTYVWTLNGTTIPNETSNSLTVEKAGTYGVTATLSGCVVKDEVVIQDLIIKNPKNLTACYNAAGNYQYDLTQNSLAELGIDPTKFAIYYFDSLTSANANGPMIPEDQLKSYVSSGNQTIYIKAVPVDDKSFFCNNLVSFNLLTTQPINAAKPPDLNTCDTVSKNVLVDLTVNEAIILNGLNSSEYKISYYNSETDANNGRNNIADPKKFITYLEQSPKTIWVRVENNPNSVCYTTVNFNININSLPTVDKIPSVIACNSYTLPPLTNGEYNTSVNGTGAKLNPGDVITKSGTIYIYKASTENNCTNESSFNITLIYEIDFKKEACGQYIVPRVAAGGFFTQPGGRGDSIPEGTAFTTSQTIYYYAVIDGSVCRDIPVSFTVYPLPEIDKPENVVTCDSYTLPSLVNGKYFTLSGGLGNTLNAGDKITSSQTLYIFANDGRCTNEHSFKIDIVNSPIFVPISQCGSFTLPPVSIGGYYENPGGQGKNIPAGTVITSSQTVYYFAATTTSPNCTENLKYVITIKPLPLVDKPVNRLECPRYVLPPLTNGNYFTKTNGGGTPLKAGDIITSTQTIYVYSVGPECTNEHSFIVEIKPLPPVDSFTDVVTCTAFQLPKLKNGKYYTATGGPNGLGTQIAEGTAINTTQTIYIYNEWADFKSCSNETFFKVNYNGIDVGEFNNINVCDSYTLPPLKLGNYYGQPNGKGAIIPAGTILKASQTVYVYAVSGTRLTCTSEKSFLVTISQTPVLTSTPDVAICGSYTLPPLAIGNYYSGSNATGIQYTAGQTINSSQQMYVYATAATNSACFTQDDFYITIYPLKNFTVQDGAICVDYQTGILQHSVELNSGINSPDYTIEWYLNNTKMGTGSTYTATKDGIYTVVPVKNVPDVGNDCGYNLATVTVGKSSPAIATVTVSGEFEDIVDITVNLINGFGNYEYQIDDGDFQTNNIFQNVDSGEHAITIKDTKANCDNLILFAKVLKYPKFFTPNNDGYHDTWNIPDLADQPDAVITIFDRYGKFIKMIKPSGAGWDGNFNGNPLPSTDYWFLVTYTQNGVIQEFKAHFSMKR, translated from the coding sequence ATGAGATTTGCTCTACTTCTACTTTTATTATTTTATTCGGCCATATCTTCATCACAAGGAATTATAGTCGACACTACAACTTTGGGTATACCAGAACTGATCCGACAAGAATTAATGCAAAACGGCTGTTCGAACGAAACTAATTTCAAATTTTCTTCACATCAAGGAATTGGTAAATTCACAAATACAAATCTAAACTTTCCTATTTCAAGCGGAATTGTTATAAGAAATGGAATCGCTAAATATACCGAAGGCTCTTATACTGGCAACAACGAAAGCAGCAGACTAAACAATGCTACAGACAGCGATCTGCAGGTTATTAGTGATAGCAATGGACAAATTGTACCTGTTACAGATGTTAGTTATCTGCAATTTGATTTTACGCCGTTGTCTAGTAATTTCAGTTTTGATTTTCTTTTTGCTTCGAATGAATATGGCGAATTTCAATGCGGGTTTAGCGATGTTTTTGCTTTTATATTAACAGATTTAACAACGGGAATTTCAACAAATCTCGCCGTAGTGCCAGGAACATCAACTCCAGTTTCTGTTAAGAATATTAGAGATCAGCAATATAATTCGTCCTGTTTGTCTGCAAATGCTAATTTATTTGACCATTATAATGTTACGAATCCTTCTCAGTCAGCAATCAATATGAGAGGCGAAACCAAAGTTTTAACAGCTTCATCAACAGTAATTCCAAATCGAACTTATCGCATAAAATTGGCAATTGGAGATTATAACGATAGTAATTATGATTCGGCAGTTTTTATAAAAGGTGGCAGTTTTATGACCACTATGGATTTAGGTCCCGATAGAACCATTTGTCAAGGCGAAAAAATCACACTTAAATCTGATCTCGTAGGGAATTACACTTATGTTTGGACGCTAAACGGAACTACAATTCCAAATGAAACCAGTAATTCTTTGACTGTCGAAAAGGCTGGAACTTACGGCGTAACGGCAACACTTTCTGGCTGTGTGGTTAAAGACGAAGTTGTAATTCAAGATCTGATTATCAAAAATCCAAAAAACTTAACTGCTTGCTATAACGCGGCAGGAAATTATCAATATGATTTGACTCAAAATAGTTTAGCTGAATTAGGAATTGATCCCACCAAATTTGCCATTTATTATTTTGATTCCTTAACCTCAGCCAATGCAAATGGCCCTATGATACCCGAGGATCAATTAAAATCTTATGTAAGTTCTGGTAATCAAACCATTTATATAAAAGCGGTTCCTGTTGACGATAAAAGCTTTTTTTGCAATAATTTAGTTTCGTTTAATTTATTGACAACTCAGCCAATCAATGCTGCAAAGCCACCAGATTTAAATACTTGTGATACTGTTTCTAAAAACGTACTTGTCGATTTAACTGTTAATGAAGCCATTATTTTAAATGGATTGAATTCTTCAGAATATAAAATCAGTTATTACAATAGCGAAACGGACGCTAACAATGGAAGAAACAACATTGCAGATCCAAAAAAATTCATTACATATTTAGAACAATCGCCGAAAACGATTTGGGTTCGCGTTGAAAATAATCCGAACTCGGTTTGTTATACAACAGTCAATTTCAATATTAATATTAATTCGCTACCAACAGTAGATAAGATTCCAAGTGTTATCGCTTGCAATAGTTATACTCTGCCACCACTTACAAATGGCGAATACAATACGTCAGTAAATGGAACAGGAGCCAAACTAAATCCTGGAGACGTCATCACCAAAAGTGGTACTATATACATTTACAAAGCCTCAACCGAAAACAATTGTACAAATGAGAGCAGCTTTAATATAACTCTGATTTACGAGATTGATTTTAAAAAAGAAGCTTGTGGTCAATATATTGTTCCGCGTGTTGCTGCAGGTGGTTTTTTCACCCAGCCTGGAGGACGAGGAGATTCAATTCCAGAAGGAACAGCATTTACAACCAGTCAAACTATTTATTATTACGCCGTTATCGACGGATCTGTTTGTCGTGATATTCCCGTGTCATTTACCGTTTATCCTTTACCAGAAATAGACAAGCCCGAAAATGTTGTGACTTGTGATTCTTACACATTACCTTCTTTAGTAAATGGAAAATATTTTACTTTATCTGGAGGTTTAGGAAATACTCTTAATGCGGGAGATAAAATAACTTCGAGCCAAACTTTATATATTTTTGCAAATGATGGAAGATGTACCAATGAACATTCTTTCAAAATCGACATTGTTAATTCTCCTATTTTCGTTCCGATTTCGCAATGCGGAAGTTTTACTTTACCGCCCGTTTCCATTGGAGGTTATTATGAAAATCCGGGTGGACAGGGTAAAAATATTCCAGCCGGAACTGTTATTACTAGCTCGCAAACTGTGTATTATTTCGCAGCAACGACAACTTCTCCAAATTGTACCGAAAATCTAAAATATGTCATTACTATAAAACCGTTGCCTTTGGTAGATAAACCTGTTAATAGACTAGAATGTCCACGCTATGTTTTACCCCCATTGACAAATGGTAATTATTTTACAAAAACCAACGGTGGAGGAACACCATTAAAAGCAGGCGACATTATTACCTCAACACAAACTATTTATGTTTATTCTGTTGGACCTGAATGTACAAACGAACATAGTTTTATTGTAGAGATAAAGCCTCTTCCGCCTGTTGACAGTTTTACCGATGTGGTAACCTGCACGGCTTTTCAACTTCCAAAACTAAAAAACGGAAAATATTATACTGCTACAGGAGGACCAAATGGTTTAGGAACTCAAATTGCTGAGGGAACCGCCATCAATACAACACAGACGATTTATATTTATAACGAATGGGCAGATTTTAAGTCTTGCAGCAATGAAACGTTTTTCAAAGTAAATTACAACGGAATTGATGTTGGCGAGTTTAACAACATAAATGTTTGCGACAGTTATACTTTGCCTCCATTAAAATTGGGTAATTATTATGGACAGCCAAACGGAAAAGGTGCTATTATTCCAGCAGGGACGATTTTAAAAGCCTCACAAACCGTCTATGTTTATGCCGTTTCAGGCACACGTCTAACTTGTACTAGCGAAAAAAGTTTTTTAGTCACCATTTCTCAAACTCCTGTGCTAACCAGTACTCCTGATGTTGCTATTTGCGGAAGTTATACTTTGCCTCCTTTGGCGATTGGAAATTATTATAGCGGCTCAAACGCAACAGGAATTCAATATACAGCAGGACAAACAATAAATAGCAGTCAACAAATGTATGTTTATGCGACGGCGGCTACAAATTCAGCTTGTTTTACTCAAGATGATTTTTACATTACCATTTATCCGTTAAAAAATTTCACAGTTCAAGACGGAGCCATCTGTGTAGATTATCAAACGGGAATTTTGCAACATTCGGTTGAATTAAATTCAGGAATTAATTCTCCAGATTATACTATAGAATGGTATTTAAACAATACAAAAATGGGTACAGGATCAACTTATACTGCTACGAAAGACGGAATTTACACTGTTGTACCCGTCAAAAATGTACCAGATGTTGGTAACGACTGCGGTTATAATCTAGCCACTGTCACTGTCGGAAAATCTAGTCCCGCAATTGCAACTGTAACCGTTTCTGGTGAATTTGAAGACATTGTAGATATTACCGTAAATCTCATTAATGGTTTTGGAAATTATGAATACCAAATTGATGATGGAGATTTTCAAACCAACAATATATTTCAGAATGTTGATTCTGGAGAACACGCTATTACAATAAAAGATACAAAAGCCAATTGCGACAATCTTATTCTATTTGCCAAAGTGCTCAAATACCCTAAATTTTTTACTCCAAACAACGATGGTTACCACGACACTTGGAATATTCCAGATCTCGCTGATCAGCCTGATGCCGTCATTACTATTTTTGACCGTTACGGAAAATTCATAAAAATGATAAAACCTTCTGGTGCCGGTTGGGATGGTAATTTCAATGGCAATCCACTTCCTTCAACAGATTACTGGTTTCTGGTTACTTATACCCAAAATGGCGTAATTCAGGAATTCAAAGCTCATTTCAGCATGAAGCGATAA
- a CDS encoding response regulator, producing the protein MTFDLTASDSQLVKKNILIVDDHPFIIEGYKNAITRYNPQQYEFSIFQAHDCKSGYEIIQNQNSPQFDIAFLDISMPPYEEREIFSGEDLAKLLLNRMPSCKIILLTMYTELLKIKTIIRSIQPNGLIIKNDLTFDELLLAFDKVMKNEKYYSQSVVKMLNQSTHNAIEIDQYDKQILIHLAKGISNQDMLQYIPISLNAIEKRKKHLKELLKIKNNSDDDLLKEAKSKGLF; encoded by the coding sequence ATGACATTTGATTTAACAGCCTCAGACTCGCAACTAGTTAAAAAAAACATTTTAATAGTAGATGATCATCCATTTATTATTGAAGGATACAAGAATGCTATTACGCGGTACAATCCTCAACAATATGAATTTTCGATTTTTCAGGCACACGATTGCAAATCGGGTTACGAAATTATTCAAAATCAAAATTCTCCTCAATTTGATATAGCTTTTTTAGATATCAGTATGCCTCCATATGAGGAAAGAGAGATTTTTTCGGGAGAAGATTTGGCGAAGCTTTTACTTAACAGAATGCCTTCGTGCAAAATTATTCTGCTTACTATGTATACCGAATTGCTGAAAATCAAAACAATTATCAGATCTATTCAGCCAAACGGATTAATTATAAAAAATGATCTCACTTTTGATGAGCTTCTTTTAGCATTTGATAAAGTGATGAAAAATGAAAAATATTACAGTCAGTCGGTCGTTAAAATGCTGAACCAATCTACTCATAATGCAATTGAAATTGATCAGTACGATAAGCAGATATTAATTCATTTAGCGAAAGGAATTTCAAATCAAGATATGTTGCAGTATATTCCAATTTCTTTAAATGCAATTGAAAAAAGGAAAAAACATTTAAAAGAATTGCTGAAGATCAAAAACAATTCTGATGACGATTTGCTTAAAGAAGCAAAAAGCAAAGGGCTTTTTTGA
- a CDS encoding helix-turn-helix transcriptional regulator, which translates to MLDETPKRFDRIVAILIQLQSKKIVKAQELADRFDCSLRTIYRDIRTLEASGVPIYSEAGVGYALMEGYRLPPVMFTREEVSSFIAAEKLIQKFTDPVLGNHYASAMFKLKSVLRNSDKDWLSNIESRVIMQTAEPMFHDNSPNTLTVLFESIAEKKQISLSYKTFGKDELTERNLEPVGVFHDNNNWYFLGFCHLRKDYRQFRTDRIQNLKKTDLDFTIEHDALETYLNKTETCPTTKVRLLVEKKIARYLAFERKYHGFVSEKEIGDQLEMTFMCRDIESGFPRWFLMFGDYATILEPEILKTKVLDLIEINKKRLS; encoded by the coding sequence ATGCTCGACGAAACTCCAAAACGATTTGACCGAATTGTTGCAATCCTTATTCAATTGCAATCTAAAAAGATTGTAAAAGCGCAGGAATTGGCCGATCGTTTTGATTGCAGTTTACGAACTATTTACAGAGATATTAGAACTTTAGAAGCTTCTGGAGTTCCTATTTACAGTGAAGCTGGAGTTGGTTATGCTTTAATGGAAGGCTATAGACTTCCGCCTGTTATGTTTACGCGCGAAGAAGTCAGCAGTTTTATTGCAGCAGAAAAGTTGATTCAGAAATTTACCGATCCTGTTTTAGGAAATCATTATGCAAGCGCGATGTTCAAATTGAAATCGGTTTTGAGAAACAGCGATAAAGATTGGCTTTCGAACATAGAATCGAGAGTGATTATGCAAACTGCCGAACCAATGTTTCATGATAATTCTCCAAATACATTGACGGTTTTATTTGAAAGTATTGCCGAAAAAAAACAAATTTCACTTTCTTATAAAACCTTCGGAAAAGACGAATTAACAGAACGAAATTTAGAACCTGTAGGCGTTTTTCATGATAATAACAATTGGTATTTTCTTGGTTTTTGTCATTTGCGAAAAGACTACAGACAGTTTAGAACCGATAGAATTCAAAACCTAAAAAAAACCGATTTAGATTTTACAATAGAACACGATGCTTTAGAAACCTATCTGAATAAAACAGAAACCTGTCCGACAACAAAAGTGCGTCTTTTAGTAGAAAAGAAAATTGCTCGATATTTGGCTTTCGAAAGAAAATATCATGGTTTTGTTTCCGAAAAAGAAATTGGAGATCAGTTAGAAATGACTTTTATGTGTCGCGATATCGAAAGCGGTTTTCCGAGATGGTTTCTTATGTTTGGAGATTATGCTACTATTTTAGAACCAGAAATTTTGAAGACAAAAGTTTTAGATTTAATCGAAATCAATAAAAAAAGACTTTCATAA
- a CDS encoding DinB family protein, whose amino-acid sequence MKTLEAQVISSEDLLKHWQGHRALTRRVIEIFPEKDFFEFSIGGMRPFAKLVDELLAIGAPAMKGIVNRDAQPYQEGTEKLIFKAQYLEKWDQATEEINKYWEQLSIEDFNETFNLFGQYEFPIIHNILYFIDNEVHHRGQGYVYLRALNIEPPFFWER is encoded by the coding sequence ATGAAAACATTAGAAGCACAAGTAATCAGTTCAGAAGATTTATTGAAACATTGGCAAGGTCACCGCGCTTTAACGCGTCGTGTAATTGAAATTTTTCCTGAGAAAGATTTCTTCGAATTTTCTATTGGAGGAATGCGACCTTTTGCAAAACTAGTTGACGAACTTTTAGCGATTGGAGCTCCAGCAATGAAAGGAATTGTAAATAGAGACGCTCAGCCTTATCAAGAAGGAACAGAAAAATTAATCTTCAAAGCGCAATATTTAGAAAAATGGGATCAAGCTACAGAAGAAATTAATAAATATTGGGAACAATTATCGATTGAAGATTTCAACGAAACTTTTAATTTATTTGGACAATATGAATTTCCGATCATTCATAATATTCTTTATTTTATTGATAATGAAGTGCATCACCGCGGACAAGGTTATGTATATTTAAGAGCATTAAATATTGAACCTCCATTTTTCTGGGAAAGATAA
- the thiL gene encoding thiamine-phosphate kinase yields the protein MIEDKNQQRTSIAQLGEFGLIEHLTKNFDVTQESTLKSIGDDAAVLDFAAKKVVVSTDLLIEGVHFDLAYMPLKHLGYKAVVVNVSDICAMNAKPTQITVSVAVSNRFPLEALEELFAGITHAAKEYKVDVIGGDTTSSQKGLIISITAIGEADENELVYRNGAKQTDLLVVTGDIGAAYMGLQVLEREKQVFQVNPNNQPDLDPYTYLVERQLKPEARKDVRTLLHALDIKPTAMIDISDGLSSEIIHICKQSKVGCNLYEDKLPLDPQFISTCEEFNIDSTTVAINGGEDYELLFTIDINDFDKIKGNPNFSVIGHMAEENEGIHLVTRANTKIALKARGWDALSE from the coding sequence ATGATAGAAGATAAAAATCAGCAGAGAACTAGTATAGCGCAATTGGGCGAATTTGGTTTAATTGAGCATTTAACCAAAAATTTTGACGTTACGCAAGAATCGACTTTAAAAAGCATTGGAGATGACGCAGCAGTTCTTGATTTTGCAGCAAAAAAAGTAGTCGTTTCTACTGATTTATTGATTGAAGGAGTTCACTTTGATTTGGCTTATATGCCTTTGAAACATTTAGGATACAAAGCCGTTGTGGTAAACGTTTCTGACATTTGTGCTATGAATGCAAAACCTACTCAAATTACGGTTTCTGTAGCGGTTTCTAATCGTTTTCCGCTTGAGGCTTTAGAAGAATTATTTGCAGGAATCACACACGCTGCAAAAGAATATAAAGTAGACGTTATTGGCGGCGACACAACCTCATCTCAAAAAGGTTTAATTATAAGTATTACCGCAATTGGAGAAGCTGATGAAAATGAATTGGTTTACCGTAATGGAGCAAAACAAACAGATTTATTAGTCGTTACAGGCGATATTGGTGCAGCTTACATGGGATTGCAGGTTTTAGAAAGAGAAAAGCAAGTTTTTCAAGTTAATCCAAACAATCAGCCAGATTTAGATCCGTATACCTATTTGGTAGAACGTCAACTGAAGCCAGAAGCACGAAAAGATGTTCGCACTTTACTTCATGCATTAGACATAAAACCAACGGCTATGATTGACATTTCAGACGGATTATCTTCTGAGATTATTCATATCTGCAAACAATCTAAAGTAGGATGTAATTTATACGAAGACAAACTTCCTTTAGATCCTCAATTTATTTCGACTTGCGAAGAATTTAATATCGATAGTACAACAGTTGCCATAAACGGCGGTGAAGATTACGAACTTTTATTTACAATCGACATTAATGATTTTGACAAAATAAAAGGAAATCCGAATTTCTCTGTTATCGGACATATGGCGGAAGAAAACGAAGGAATTCATCTAGTAACTCGTGCTAACACAAAAATTGCCTTAAAAGCTCGTGGTTGGGACGCACTTAGCGAATAA